A single genomic interval of Adhaeribacter pallidiroseus harbors:
- a CDS encoding polysaccharide biosynthesis/export family protein, producing the protein MFKTTGDINVDKLKQSLATVERNYIIQPNDYIDVRVYTNKGERIFDPNGELPFGAPGGIGNQGGGANRGSSRTQRGGSAQGGQGYYNNTEFLVQHNGLVKLPMVDYVKVSGLTLLQTDSLLQTLYATYYVEPFVSTHVTNNRIFVLGANGGNVIQMSNDNMNLFEVLAQSGGVTREGKAHNIRIIRDYLDHDPIVQLVDLSTIDGMKRASLYVEPNDVVYIEPNQRLFFELLRDVTPVINTFVGVVSTYLLIKNL; encoded by the coding sequence ATGTTTAAAACTACCGGCGACATAAACGTAGACAAGCTGAAGCAATCTTTAGCTACGGTGGAACGGAACTATATCATTCAACCGAACGATTATATAGATGTACGGGTGTACACCAATAAAGGAGAGCGTATTTTTGATCCGAATGGAGAATTACCTTTTGGCGCTCCCGGTGGTATAGGTAATCAAGGTGGCGGGGCTAATCGGGGTTCTTCGCGTACGCAGCGGGGAGGCTCGGCACAAGGTGGCCAAGGGTATTATAATAATACGGAGTTTCTAGTGCAACACAATGGTCTGGTAAAGTTGCCCATGGTAGATTATGTAAAAGTATCTGGTCTTACCTTACTGCAAACCGACTCCTTGCTGCAAACGTTGTACGCTACTTATTACGTAGAACCATTTGTATCTACGCATGTTACGAATAACCGGATTTTTGTTTTGGGGGCAAACGGGGGGAACGTTATTCAAATGTCGAATGATAATATGAATTTATTTGAAGTGCTGGCTCAGTCCGGTGGGGTAACTCGGGAAGGAAAAGCGCACAATATTCGGATTATCCGGGACTATCTGGACCATGATCCAATTGTGCAATTAGTGGATTTAAGTACCATCGATGGGATGAAAAGGGCCAGCTTATACGTAGAGCCTAATGATGTTGTTTACATTGAGCCTAATCAGCGGCTTTTCTTTGAATTATTACGCGATGTAACTCCCGTTATCAATACGTTTGTAGGAGTTGTCTCTACCTATTTGTTAATTAAAAACTTATAA
- a CDS encoding tyrosine-protein phosphatase produces MASFFKRLFPGNTPAAEPVNFLKFIGSDMHAHVLPGLDDGAESLEQAMAMIRKMQQLGYHKLILTPHVMGDFYKNTDTDIKAKLAELQIAVQQEQIAITLECAAEYYLDEWFVEKLEAKQPLLCFGANYVLIETSYINEPMRFQDIIFQIKSNGYKPVLAHPERYSYLYNRWEHLVEWHEKEVLFQINLNSLTGYYGPEAKRIAKKLLDHKLIDFVGTDAHSEKQLRFLQKLPLSSVFKKLQELPLRNYSL; encoded by the coding sequence ATGGCTTCTTTTTTTAAGAGGTTATTTCCAGGTAATACTCCTGCCGCAGAACCTGTAAATTTTTTAAAATTTATCGGTTCTGACATGCATGCCCACGTACTTCCGGGTTTAGACGACGGAGCCGAGTCTTTAGAACAGGCGATGGCAATGATTCGGAAAATGCAGCAGTTGGGTTATCACAAGCTTATTTTAACGCCCCACGTAATGGGCGATTTTTACAAAAACACCGATACGGATATTAAAGCCAAACTGGCAGAATTGCAAATTGCCGTGCAGCAAGAACAAATAGCCATAACACTCGAATGTGCCGCTGAATATTACCTGGACGAGTGGTTTGTGGAAAAGTTGGAAGCAAAACAACCGTTGCTTTGCTTTGGAGCCAATTATGTGCTAATCGAAACTTCGTACATCAACGAGCCCATGCGGTTTCAGGATATTATTTTTCAAATCAAAAGCAATGGCTATAAGCCCGTGCTGGCACATCCGGAACGCTATTCTTACTTGTATAATCGTTGGGAGCATTTGGTAGAGTGGCACGAAAAAGAGGTTTTATTTCAAATAAATTTAAATTCTTTAACCGGCTATTATGGACCAGAAGCCAAACGAATCGCGAAAAAATTATTGGACCATAAATTGATCGATTTTGTAGGAACAGATGCGCACAGCGAAAAACAGCTTCGATTTCTGCAAAAATTGCCTTTGTCTTCGGTGTTCAAAAAGCTGCAGGAGTTACCTTTGCGTAATTATTCTTTATGA
- a CDS encoding tyrosine-type recombinase/integrase: MELFFKYLQYEKRYSPHTMLSYKTDLGQFAEYLQTTYQITDAAEADFHIIRSWLVSLVQKDLDSRTINRKIACLRSYYKFLLREERITKNPTLRIKPPKASKKLPAFVAENAFNALLDSFEFEDSFAGYRDKLILEFLYGTGMRLSELIGVSHADVNLPGGTVKVLGKGNKERLIPLNDSLVSCLNTYLEKKKSEFPDNPTNRLLVTNKLVPLYPKFVYRTVKKHIGMITTSGHTNPHVLRHSFATHLLNKGADLNAIKDLLGHASLAATQVYTHNSIEKLKSIFDKAHPKA; this comes from the coding sequence ATGGAATTATTTTTTAAATATTTACAGTACGAGAAGCGGTATAGCCCCCATACCATGCTTTCGTATAAAACCGATTTAGGCCAGTTCGCCGAATACCTGCAAACCACCTACCAGATTACCGACGCCGCTGAGGCCGACTTTCATATTATCCGCTCCTGGCTGGTAAGCCTCGTCCAAAAAGATCTGGATTCCCGCACCATTAACCGCAAAATTGCTTGTCTGCGATCTTATTATAAATTTTTGCTCCGCGAAGAGCGCATTACTAAAAATCCCACTTTACGGATTAAGCCGCCTAAAGCATCCAAAAAGTTACCGGCTTTTGTCGCCGAAAATGCTTTTAATGCATTGCTGGATTCTTTTGAATTTGAGGATTCGTTTGCCGGCTACCGCGATAAATTAATTTTAGAATTTTTGTATGGCACTGGTATGCGCCTCTCCGAATTAATTGGCGTTTCCCACGCCGATGTAAATTTGCCCGGCGGTACGGTGAAGGTACTGGGCAAAGGCAATAAAGAACGTTTAATTCCTCTAAACGACTCCTTGGTTAGTTGCTTGAATACCTACCTGGAAAAGAAAAAAAGTGAGTTCCCGGATAACCCTACCAATCGGCTGCTCGTTACTAATAAACTGGTGCCGCTTTATCCAAAATTTGTGTATAGAACCGTAAAAAAGCATATTGGCATGATTACCACTTCCGGCCATACCAATCCGCACGTGCTGCGCCATTCGTTTGCCACCCATTTGTTAAACAAGGGAGCTGATTTGAATGCCATTAAAGATTTACTGGGTCATGCTAGTTTGGCGGCTACACAGGTGTATACACATAATTCGATCGAAAAACTAAAATCAATTTTCGATAAAGCGCATCCGAAAGCATAA
- a CDS encoding NAD-dependent epimerase/dehydratase family protein: MVFVTGSSGLIGSYLLQQLLEQGYQVKALVRSQPPPDQLLPLNLQYIIGDILDVSVLQQAIQDNDYVFHCAGLVSYAPQDADLLKQINVEGTANVVNTCLTRQGVKLCHVSSIAAIGQQKGARILDETAKWDASTAVSVYANSKYFAELEVWRGIAEGLAAVIVNPSVVLGPADWTRSSTQLFKYVFNQNAFYTDGYINFVDVRDVVASMLALTFSEVRGERFILNAGQVLYQDFFKKVAQFLNRKPPGIQVPGVLTEIIWRLESFRSFFTGKRPLITKDTARITKRNYLYTSDKIKKQLPFTFKTLEETLNWCCRELRQKYQLPV, encoded by the coding sequence ATGGTGTTTGTTACGGGTAGCAGCGGTTTAATTGGTTCTTACCTGTTGCAACAATTACTAGAACAAGGCTACCAGGTAAAAGCTTTGGTACGTTCCCAGCCGCCTCCTGATCAGCTACTGCCTTTAAACCTGCAATACATCATCGGGGATATTTTGGATGTAAGCGTTTTACAACAAGCTATTCAGGATAACGATTATGTATTTCATTGCGCTGGCTTAGTGTCGTATGCTCCGCAAGATGCCGATTTACTCAAGCAAATAAACGTAGAAGGTACGGCTAACGTGGTAAATACCTGTTTAACCCGGCAAGGCGTAAAATTATGTCATGTAAGTTCTATTGCTGCCATTGGCCAGCAGAAAGGTGCCCGCATCTTAGACGAAACGGCTAAATGGGATGCCAGCACCGCGGTATCCGTGTATGCCAATTCTAAATACTTTGCAGAATTAGAAGTATGGCGCGGCATTGCCGAAGGCCTGGCGGCAGTTATAGTTAACCCCTCCGTGGTTCTAGGACCAGCTGATTGGACGCGTAGCAGCACGCAATTATTTAAATACGTATTTAACCAAAATGCCTTTTATACCGACGGATATATTAATTTTGTAGATGTACGGGATGTGGTAGCCAGCATGCTGGCTTTAACTTTTTCGGAGGTACGCGGCGAACGTTTTATTTTGAACGCGGGCCAGGTGTTGTATCAAGATTTTTTTAAAAAAGTAGCTCAGTTTTTGAATAGGAAGCCACCGGGCATCCAGGTGCCAGGGGTTTTAACCGAAATAATCTGGCGGCTAGAAAGTTTCCGGTCTTTTTTTACGGGCAAGCGTCCGCTAATTACCAAAGACACGGCTCGCATAACCAAAAGAAATTACCTGTATACCAGTGATAAAATAAAAAAACAACTGCCTTTTACCTTTAAAACCCTCGAAGAAACCTTAAATTGGTGCTGCCGGGAACTACGGCAAAAATATCAGTTGCCCGTATAA
- the rpsU gene encoding 30S ribosomal protein S21: MIIVNVKDNESVDRALKRFKKKFEKTGVLKELRARTYFEKPSVSKKKQKERAVYKQQLFVNENY, from the coding sequence ATGATCATTGTAAACGTAAAAGATAACGAATCAGTAGACAGAGCTCTTAAAAGATTTAAGAAAAAATTCGAAAAAACCGGTGTGTTAAAAGAATTACGCGCCCGGACTTATTTTGAAAAACCTTCGGTTAGCAAGAAGAAACAAAAAGAAAGAGCCGTATACAAGCAACAGCTTTTTGTAAACGAAAACTACTAA
- a CDS encoding polysaccharide biosynthesis tyrosine autokinase translates to MANKESIVLEELDNSNYASTIEVEEESRGSDIDFIMLLSLVRKSLIWVALLIVLGLIGSFLFLRYTKPLYKSSSTLKIDEQSEAGRLGLDGTIENQQNLSNLSGEIEIIKSNLTYERLQQKLPLDISYYAIGNILNEELYRSSPFHISYEMSNEAYYNIKFGVSILDATRYNLSYVQGDQEVTEEHTIGEPVQKPGFTFTLKLTAPLNSDILAQKYYFTINSTGAIRQYLTSNVAVNIVNLDASTVDISFTDHNPFKAHEIVNSIDSVYLEQKIALKDMATRQTLSFLDEQLKETNENLGNSEIQMENFVKQNKTYDVRADVNKQMTKLEDLNKQRVDLRMELSLLNEIDQLIGRNTSLDQMIPSLKELDDEQLSNRISQLSNLQLDRSLMMQSYKTTTKAYQLLEEEIDFSEKAVRKLLAQNKLLLQKEVNLIDTNIRNIQQELLQMPGKETQRARLQRLFDLHEKFYLMLMDKKVEFGIARAGTVPDFQILAPASRPAAPIYPNRLLVYGIGLAGGLFLGLGLIAGRYLLHNTITSLPELERSSFAAVLGVIPRYKKEKLPISKLIVDKNPKSAISESIRSVRTNLEFISSSKNKRLISITSTVSGEGKTFVAVNLGAIISQSNQRVIILDLDLRKPKIHQAFDAENTKGISTILIDRHSVAECIRRTSMPNLDFISAGPTPPNPAELILNSSFDDMVEELYHSYDVIIVDTPPVGLVTDGILVMRKADIPIYIVRAGFSKKTFLKNMNKIMRINNFNKMCTILNDADSMVAYGYGYGYSYGYGYGYSNSYYEEDQPESFVTRFKKRFT, encoded by the coding sequence ATGGCGAATAAAGAAAGCATTGTGCTGGAGGAACTGGATAACAGTAATTATGCTTCTACCATTGAAGTAGAAGAGGAAAGCCGTGGCAGTGATATTGATTTTATCATGCTGCTCAGCTTGGTGCGGAAAAGCTTGATTTGGGTAGCACTGTTAATTGTTCTGGGTTTAATCGGGTCTTTTTTGTTTCTCCGTTATACCAAACCTTTATACAAATCTTCCTCTACTTTAAAAATTGATGAACAATCCGAAGCTGGTCGTTTAGGTTTAGATGGTACCATTGAAAATCAGCAAAACCTGTCGAACCTGTCTGGTGAGATCGAAATTATCAAATCAAATTTAACGTACGAGCGCCTCCAGCAAAAATTACCTTTAGATATTAGCTACTACGCGATAGGTAATATTTTGAACGAAGAATTATACCGATCTTCTCCGTTTCATATCAGCTACGAAATGTCCAATGAGGCTTACTATAATATTAAGTTTGGAGTTTCTATATTAGACGCTACTCGTTATAACCTATCATATGTACAAGGTGATCAGGAAGTAACCGAAGAGCATACTATTGGTGAGCCCGTACAAAAGCCGGGTTTTACTTTTACTTTAAAATTAACGGCGCCTTTAAATTCCGACATTCTGGCGCAAAAGTATTACTTCACCATCAACAGCACCGGGGCTATCCGGCAATACCTTACCTCTAATGTGGCGGTTAATATCGTTAATTTAGATGCCAGCACTGTTGATATTTCTTTCACCGACCATAATCCATTTAAAGCGCATGAAATTGTAAATTCTATTGATTCGGTGTACCTGGAGCAGAAAATTGCTTTAAAAGATATGGCCACCCGCCAAACCCTTTCTTTCTTGGATGAGCAGTTAAAAGAAACCAACGAAAATCTGGGGAACTCCGAGATTCAGATGGAGAATTTTGTGAAGCAAAATAAAACCTATGATGTTCGGGCCGATGTAAACAAACAGATGACGAAGCTGGAAGATCTGAATAAGCAACGCGTTGATCTGCGCATGGAATTATCTTTGCTAAACGAAATTGACCAGTTAATAGGCCGGAATACTTCTTTGGACCAGATGATTCCTTCGCTGAAAGAATTAGATGACGAACAGCTTTCTAACCGGATTTCTCAGCTAAGTAACCTGCAACTGGACCGTAGCTTAATGATGCAGTCTTATAAAACTACTACCAAAGCTTACCAGTTGCTCGAAGAAGAAATTGATTTTTCGGAAAAAGCCGTGCGGAAGCTGTTAGCGCAAAACAAGCTGCTTTTGCAAAAGGAAGTAAATTTAATTGATACAAACATCCGGAATATTCAGCAGGAATTGCTGCAAATGCCCGGTAAGGAAACGCAACGCGCCCGGTTACAACGGCTTTTTGACTTGCACGAAAAGTTTTACCTGATGTTAATGGATAAGAAGGTAGAATTTGGTATTGCGCGAGCGGGCACTGTACCCGATTTTCAAATTCTGGCACCAGCTTCCCGGCCAGCTGCTCCTATTTATCCGAATAGATTATTAGTATACGGCATTGGCTTGGCCGGTGGTTTGTTTTTAGGTTTAGGTTTAATAGCGGGCCGTTACTTGTTGCATAATACTATTACCAGTTTGCCAGAACTGGAACGAAGTTCTTTCGCGGCAGTTTTAGGCGTTATTCCGCGGTATAAAAAAGAAAAACTGCCTATTTCTAAATTAATCGTCGACAAAAACCCTAAATCGGCGATCAGCGAGTCCATCCGGTCGGTGCGCACCAATTTAGAATTTATTTCTTCTTCCAAAAACAAACGCTTGATTTCAATTACTTCTACCGTGAGCGGCGAGGGTAAAACGTTTGTGGCGGTTAACTTGGGCGCCATTATTTCGCAATCGAATCAGCGGGTAATTATCCTGGATTTAGACTTACGAAAGCCTAAGATTCACCAGGCTTTTGATGCCGAAAATACGAAAGGGATCAGTACTATTCTGATTGATCGGCACAGTGTAGCCGAATGTATCCGGCGCACCAGTATGCCCAATCTGGATTTTATATCCGCGGGACCAACTCCTCCTAATCCGGCTGAGCTGATTTTAAATTCCAGTTTTGATGATATGGTGGAAGAGTTGTATCATTCCTACGACGTAATTATTGTGGATACGCCGCCAGTGGGCTTAGTAACGGATGGGATTTTGGTAATGCGGAAAGCCGATATTCCGATTTATATTGTGCGGGCCGGATTTTCGAAAAAAACCTTCTTGAAAAACATGAACAAGATTATGCGCATTAATAATTTTAATAAAATGTGCACCATCTTAAATGACGCGGATAGTATGGTGGCTTACGGATATGGGTATGGGTATAGTTACGGGTATGGCTATGGCTACTCTAACTCGTACTACGAAGAAGACCAACCGGAAAGCTTTGTTACCCGCTTCAAGAAAAGATTTACCTAA
- a CDS encoding acyl-CoA dehydrogenase family protein, with amino-acid sequence MQTTLTENQQFITEMIREFGTKNIKPFMMEWDEKQEFPIEIFKKLGDLGLMGVLVPEQYGGAGFGYKEYVTAIVELSKIDGSIGLSMAAHNSLCTGHILQFGSEEQKQKWLPKLASAEYIGAWGLTEPNTGSDAGNMRTVAEPDGDYYVLNGAKNFITHGKSSNIAVVIARTGAVGDSHGMTAFVIEKPHQGFTHGRKENKLGMRASETTELILTDCRVHRDNILGEVGDGFVQSMKILDGGRISIAALSLGMAQGAYEVAFNYAQERQQFNQSLINFQAIAFKLADIATEIAAASLLTYRAADLKDQGENVTKESAMAKYYASEVCVRAANEAVQILGGYGFTKDYPAEKYYRDAKLCTIGEGTSEIQKLVISREVLR; translated from the coding sequence ATGCAAACAACATTAACAGAAAACCAACAATTTATTACCGAGATGATCCGGGAATTCGGCACCAAAAACATAAAGCCTTTTATGATGGAATGGGACGAAAAGCAGGAGTTTCCCATAGAAATATTTAAAAAATTAGGAGATCTAGGGTTGATGGGCGTGTTGGTTCCGGAACAATACGGGGGCGCTGGTTTTGGTTACAAAGAGTACGTAACCGCTATCGTGGAGCTTTCAAAAATAGACGGTTCAATCGGGTTATCTATGGCCGCACACAATTCTTTATGTACCGGCCATATCTTACAATTTGGGAGCGAAGAACAAAAACAAAAATGGTTACCTAAACTGGCTAGCGCTGAATATATTGGAGCCTGGGGCTTAACCGAACCAAACACCGGTTCGGACGCGGGCAATATGCGAACTGTTGCCGAACCGGACGGAGATTATTATGTACTCAACGGAGCTAAAAATTTTATTACTCATGGTAAATCCAGTAACATAGCCGTAGTTATTGCCCGCACGGGTGCAGTAGGTGATTCGCATGGCATGACCGCTTTTGTAATTGAAAAACCGCACCAAGGTTTTACCCATGGCCGCAAAGAAAACAAGCTAGGCATGCGGGCCTCCGAAACTACCGAGCTTATTTTAACGGATTGCCGCGTACACCGCGACAATATTCTGGGCGAAGTAGGCGATGGTTTTGTGCAATCGATGAAAATACTCGATGGTGGCCGTATTTCTATTGCCGCCCTTAGTTTAGGAATGGCGCAAGGAGCCTACGAGGTTGCATTTAATTATGCGCAGGAACGGCAGCAATTCAATCAATCCTTAATCAACTTCCAGGCTATCGCTTTTAAATTAGCCGATATAGCTACCGAAATTGCGGCGGCTTCTTTGCTCACTTACCGGGCCGCCGATTTAAAAGACCAGGGTGAAAACGTAACGAAAGAATCGGCCATGGCCAAGTATTACGCCTCAGAAGTATGCGTGCGGGCCGCCAACGAAGCGGTGCAAATATTAGGAGGCTACGGCTTTACCAAAGATTATCCGGCCGAAAAATATTACCGCGATGCTAAATTATGCACCATTGGCGAAGGCACTTCCGAGATTCAAAAGCTAGTTATTTCGCGGGAAGTTTTGCGGTAA
- a CDS encoding tetratricopeptide repeat protein: MNENPEERNEELGIIKKFEAMVSRNETVFFDLSDFEFIIDHYTSSYNYKKALQACEAALNQYPFSTELLIDKSQLLAMAGNFAEAIDMIDQVALLDPDNADVLVTRGVIHTQKGEYQAAIDYFKQVVEAHPDRDDVFFNIGLTYQTWGKFKSAAKYYKKCLEVNPENEMAIQEILYCLDITGSLEGCLPFLQEFIDRDPYSHTAWFNMGLLQYKLADYDKALAAFEYATIIKPDFTDAFNHLGNTYVSLGEFTKAIEAFSAAAVLDPQSSEIVCNIGECYEKLRQWDLSRRYYQKAIDLNPEMDEAWFGIGIILNAQEKWFEALHFFRKAATIYPDSADYWIALAAAEFNVGNIVSSLESYEKASILAPTNKDIWLNWSIILYDQGNFEGAIDLIHNALELQPDAAELHYRLCAYLLSAGKYKEAYNYLENALILDFDKHYLLFEYFPELESQRALARLIDQYRK, translated from the coding sequence ATGAACGAAAATCCGGAAGAAAGAAACGAAGAGTTGGGTATAATAAAGAAATTTGAAGCCATGGTTTCCCGAAACGAAACTGTGTTTTTTGATTTATCTGATTTTGAATTTATTATTGATCATTATACCTCAAGCTATAATTATAAAAAGGCTTTGCAAGCTTGCGAAGCAGCCTTAAACCAATATCCGTTTTCTACGGAGTTGTTAATTGATAAATCCCAGTTGCTGGCTATGGCGGGTAATTTTGCCGAAGCTATTGATATGATCGACCAGGTGGCGCTGCTGGACCCGGATAATGCCGATGTGCTGGTAACCCGGGGCGTTATTCATACCCAAAAAGGAGAATACCAGGCGGCTATTGACTATTTTAAGCAAGTAGTGGAAGCGCATCCCGATCGGGATGACGTATTTTTTAATATTGGTTTAACTTACCAGACCTGGGGGAAATTTAAGTCTGCTGCCAAGTATTACAAGAAATGTTTGGAAGTAAATCCGGAGAACGAAATGGCTATTCAGGAAATTTTATACTGCCTGGATATTACCGGTAGTCTGGAAGGTTGCCTGCCATTTCTGCAAGAGTTTATCGACCGTGACCCGTATTCGCATACGGCCTGGTTTAACATGGGCTTATTGCAATACAAATTAGCCGATTACGATAAAGCTTTAGCTGCTTTTGAATACGCCACCATTATTAAACCAGATTTTACCGACGCTTTTAATCATTTGGGTAATACCTATGTGAGTTTAGGAGAATTTACCAAAGCCATTGAAGCTTTTTCGGCAGCGGCAGTTTTGGATCCGCAATCTTCGGAAATTGTGTGCAACATCGGGGAGTGTTACGAGAAGTTGCGCCAGTGGGACTTATCCCGGCGGTATTATCAGAAAGCTATTGACTTAAACCCCGAAATGGATGAAGCCTGGTTTGGGATTGGTATTATTTTAAATGCCCAGGAAAAGTGGTTTGAGGCCTTGCATTTTTTTAGGAAAGCCGCCACTATTTATCCCGATAGCGCCGACTACTGGATAGCTTTAGCCGCAGCGGAATTTAATGTAGGAAATATTGTGTCTAGCCTGGAGAGTTACGAGAAAGCCAGCATTTTGGCGCCTACCAACAAAGATATTTGGTTAAACTGGTCGATTATTTTATACGACCAGGGTAACTTTGAAGGAGCTATTGACTTGATCCACAATGCTCTGGAACTACAACCCGATGCGGCCGAACTCCATTATCGCTTATGTGCCTACCTGCTTTCCGCAGGAAAATATAAAGAAGCGTATAATTATTTAGAAAATGCATTAATTTTGGACTTCGATAAGCATTACTTGTTGTTTGAATACTTTCCGGAGCTGGAGTCCCAACGGGCACTGGCCAGGTTAATTGATCAGTACCGCAAGTAA
- the metK gene encoding methionine adenosyltransferase, whose protein sequence is MAYLFTSESVSEGHPDKVADQISDALLDEFLKQDPQSKVACETLVTTGLVVLSGEVKTQAYVDVQKVARDVIKKIGYTKSEYKFDSEACGVISAIHEQSGDINQGVERANPEDQGAGDQGMMFGYATNETDTYMPLALELSHLLLKELAAIRKEGNEMTYLRPDAKSQVTIKYSDNHVPEKIDTIVISTQHDDFAEEAEMLDTIKADVLNILIPRVKTLLPTRTADLFGEDITYHINPTGKFVIGGPHGDTGLTGRKIIVDTYGGKGAHGGGAFSGKDSSKVDRSAAYATRHIAKNLVAAGVADQVLVQVAYAIGVAEPVGLYVTTYGSTKVKDGQGNVMSDGEISEKVSQVFDMRPYGIVKRFGLQNPIFAETAAYGHMGRPSGTKTVEVQVNGQKEIREFETFTWEKLDHVDQIKAAFGL, encoded by the coding sequence ATGGCTTATTTATTTACTTCGGAATCAGTATCGGAAGGACATCCGGATAAGGTAGCCGATCAGATCTCCGATGCGCTCCTCGACGAATTCTTGAAACAGGATCCGCAATCGAAGGTAGCTTGCGAAACGCTGGTAACAACTGGCTTAGTAGTATTAAGCGGCGAGGTAAAAACCCAGGCGTACGTAGATGTACAAAAAGTGGCCCGCGATGTTATTAAGAAAATTGGCTATACCAAATCCGAATATAAATTTGATTCAGAGGCTTGCGGGGTAATATCGGCCATTCACGAGCAATCCGGCGATATCAACCAAGGCGTGGAGCGGGCCAACCCCGAAGACCAGGGTGCCGGTGACCAGGGAATGATGTTTGGTTATGCTACCAACGAAACCGACACTTACATGCCCTTAGCGCTGGAGTTATCGCATTTACTCCTGAAAGAATTAGCGGCCATCCGGAAAGAAGGCAACGAAATGACGTATTTGCGACCCGATGCTAAATCGCAGGTAACCATTAAGTACAGTGATAATCACGTACCGGAAAAAATCGATACCATTGTAATTTCTACGCAGCACGATGACTTTGCCGAGGAAGCGGAAATGCTGGACACGATTAAAGCCGATGTTTTAAATATTTTAATACCCCGCGTAAAAACGTTACTACCGACCCGCACTGCCGATTTGTTCGGGGAAGACATTACCTACCACATTAACCCCACCGGCAAATTTGTGATTGGAGGTCCGCACGGCGATACCGGCTTAACGGGTCGTAAAATTATTGTGGATACCTACGGCGGCAAAGGCGCGCACGGTGGGGGAGCTTTCTCAGGTAAAGATTCTTCTAAAGTAGACCGCTCGGCGGCTTACGCTACCCGCCATATTGCTAAGAACCTGGTAGCTGCCGGCGTGGCCGATCAGGTGCTGGTGCAGGTAGCTTATGCGATTGGGGTAGCTGAGCCGGTTGGCTTGTACGTTACCACCTATGGTTCTACCAAAGTAAAAGACGGCCAAGGTAACGTAATGAGCGATGGGGAAATCTCGGAAAAAGTAAGCCAGGTATTTGATATGCGGCCTTATGGCATTGTAAAACGGTTTGGTTTACAAAATCCGATCTTTGCTGAAACCGCGGCTTACGGACACATGGGCCGGCCTTCGGGCACTAAAACAGTAGAAGTGCAGGTAAATGGCCAAAAAGAAATCCGGGAGTTCGAAACTTTTACCTGGGAAAAACTCGACCACGTAGACCAGATTAAAGCTGCTTTCGGTTTGTAG
- the hpf gene encoding ribosome hibernation-promoting factor, HPF/YfiA family, with translation MKLQINAVNFDARTELQDFVQQKINKLDTFYDRIVEGEVFLKLDNNNQITNKIVEIKLFVPGSTLFTKEEADSFETATDKALDSMTRQLKKYKDKITAH, from the coding sequence ATGAAATTACAAATTAATGCTGTTAATTTTGATGCTAGAACCGAACTACAAGACTTTGTTCAACAGAAAATCAATAAATTGGACACGTTTTACGACCGCATCGTGGAAGGCGAGGTTTTTTTAAAATTAGATAATAATAACCAGATAACGAATAAGATTGTAGAGATAAAATTGTTTGTTCCGGGCAGTACTTTATTTACTAAAGAAGAAGCTGACTCTTTTGAAACAGCTACCGATAAAGCACTTGATTCGATGACTCGGCAATTGAAGAAGTATAAAGATAAGATTACAGCGCATTAA